The Flavobacterium sp. 123 genome contains a region encoding:
- a CDS encoding formimidoylglutamase: MEFDFLAPIDHEVLSFINGLSSQQLGSKIVLHTEEQFPDLNKINIAIIGVLENRGDKYAISDVDLTLIRKELYGLFPGNWDASIADLGDILAGNSTEDTYFALKKVIASLIKKKIIPIVIGGSQDLTYALYRAYDELEQMVNLVSIDSKFDFGKESDAVSASSYLTKIIIDEPNNLFNYCNIGYQTYFNSQEEIDLIEKLFFDGYRLGEISNNISISEPVFRDADLVSIDLNAVKSSDSGNLMPFTPNGFNGKEICSLSRYAGISDKVSSLGIFNHNNSAQEAVLIVQIIWYFIEGFHYRSNEYPFGSKENYLKYIVPLDEEELIFYKSDKTDRWWIEIPFISNGNNKLKRNTLLPCSYEEYLSACNQELPERWWKALRKNVL, encoded by the coding sequence ATGGAATTCGATTTTCTGGCTCCCATAGACCATGAGGTCTTGAGTTTTATAAATGGATTGTCTTCTCAGCAATTGGGGAGTAAAATTGTTTTGCATACCGAAGAACAATTTCCGGATCTGAATAAAATTAACATCGCTATAATTGGTGTTTTGGAAAATCGAGGTGATAAATATGCCATTTCAGATGTTGATTTAACTCTTATTAGAAAAGAATTATATGGATTGTTTCCTGGGAATTGGGATGCATCTATTGCGGATTTAGGAGATATTTTAGCAGGAAATTCAACTGAAGACACCTATTTCGCTCTTAAAAAAGTAATAGCTAGTTTAATTAAGAAAAAAATAATTCCTATTGTTATTGGCGGTTCTCAAGATCTTACTTATGCTCTTTATAGAGCGTATGATGAGTTAGAGCAAATGGTAAATTTAGTTTCTATAGATAGTAAATTTGATTTTGGGAAAGAAAGTGATGCGGTTTCTGCTTCGTCGTATTTGACCAAAATCATTATTGATGAACCTAATAATCTGTTTAATTATTGCAACATTGGATATCAAACGTATTTCAATTCTCAGGAAGAAATTGATTTGATTGAAAAATTGTTTTTTGATGGCTATAGATTAGGTGAAATTTCGAATAATATATCAATTTCAGAGCCTGTTTTCAGAGATGCCGATTTAGTAAGTATTGATTTGAATGCAGTTAAATCATCAGATTCTGGTAATTTAATGCCTTTTACCCCAAATGGTTTTAATGGAAAAGAAATATGTTCTTTGTCACGATATGCAGGAATTAGCGATAAAGTATCTTCATTAGGTATTTTTAATCATAATAATTCAGCCCAAGAGGCGGTTCTTATTGTACAGATAATTTGGTATTTTATCGAAGGGTTTCATTACCGTTCAAATGAGTATCCTTTTGGTAGTAAAGAAAACTATTTGAAATACATCGTTCCACTAGACGAAGAAGAATTAATATTTTATAAAAGTGATAAAACAGATCGCTGGTGGATAGAAATACCATTTATTTCAAATGGAAATAATAAACTAAAAAGAAATACGTTATTACCATGTTCCTATGAAGAATATTTATCGGCATGTAATCAAGAATTACCTGAAAGATGGTGGAAAGCGTTGCGAAAGAATGTTTTATAA
- the topA gene encoding type I DNA topoisomerase: protein MAKNLVIVESPAKAKTIEKFLGSDYQVESSYGHIADLPSKEIGVDVENGFKPKYEVSADKKALVSKLKTLAKNAETVWLASDEDREGEAISWHLAEELKLDKKKTKRIVFHEITKTAILKAIDNPREIDYNLVNAQQARRVLDRLVGYELSPVLWRKIKGGLSAGRVQSVSVRLIVEREREIQNFNAIASYSVVAEFTNEAGKTFKAKLPKNFNTKKEAEDFLNKNIGSTYKVADLETKPTKKSPTGPFTTSTLQQEAARKLYLPVGITMQLAQRLYEAGLITYMRTDSVNLSKEAMEAAEAEIIKSYGKEFSKPRTFTNKSKGAQEAHEAIRPTDMSRHTVNIDRDQARLYDLIWKRTLASQMSDAQLERTNVKIEANNHKEIFTASGEVLLFEGFLKVYLEGHDDDEEEQEGMLPAMKVNEKLQNNYITATERYSRPAARYTEASLVKKLEELGIGRPSTYAPTISTIINRNYVEKGNLDGQERNYTQLTLQSGKVGEKLLKENTGSDKGKLVPTDIGTIVTDFLVKNFGNILDYNFTAKVEQDFDEIAEGNIEWAKMMQEFYDKFHPNVKDVEANADRESGERILGTDPATGKPVSVRLGKFGPMAQIGEPDDEEKKFASLRNEQNIGNITLEEALNLFLLPKNLGEYKGEEVEVSNGRYGPYVRHGAVFISLPRGEDPLDVSMERAKELIDEKALADAPIAIYKGEGVQKGTGRFGPFIKWNGIFINVSKKYNFDNLSQQDVQDLIEDKLQKNIDKVLHNWESEGILVEKARWGRSVITKGKIKIELSKDVDATKLTLEEVQEMIAKKTPAKKAAAKKATATKKPAAKKAAVKKK, encoded by the coding sequence ATGGCAAAGAATTTAGTTATAGTGGAGTCACCTGCAAAGGCGAAAACAATCGAAAAATTTCTAGGAAGTGATTACCAAGTGGAGTCAAGTTACGGGCATATTGCAGATTTGCCTTCCAAAGAAATTGGTGTAGATGTAGAAAACGGGTTTAAACCTAAATACGAAGTTTCAGCCGACAAGAAAGCATTGGTGTCAAAACTAAAGACTTTAGCTAAAAATGCCGAAACAGTCTGGTTAGCAAGTGATGAGGATCGTGAGGGAGAAGCTATTTCTTGGCACTTAGCCGAAGAATTGAAATTGGATAAAAAGAAAACCAAGCGAATTGTTTTTCATGAAATTACGAAAACAGCCATTCTTAAAGCTATTGATAATCCTCGTGAAATAGATTATAATTTAGTTAATGCACAACAAGCGCGTCGTGTTTTAGATAGACTTGTAGGATATGAATTGTCGCCTGTGCTTTGGAGAAAAATTAAAGGAGGACTTTCTGCTGGTCGTGTGCAATCGGTTTCTGTTCGTTTGATTGTAGAACGTGAACGTGAAATTCAAAATTTCAATGCAATTGCTAGTTATTCTGTTGTGGCAGAATTTACTAACGAAGCTGGAAAAACATTCAAGGCTAAATTGCCTAAAAATTTCAATACTAAAAAAGAAGCCGAAGATTTTTTAAATAAAAATATTGGTTCTACATATAAGGTAGCAGATTTAGAAACTAAACCTACCAAAAAATCTCCAACCGGACCTTTTACAACTTCAACTTTGCAGCAAGAAGCAGCTAGAAAATTGTATTTGCCAGTTGGTATTACCATGCAATTAGCACAACGTTTGTACGAAGCTGGACTTATTACTTATATGAGAACAGATAGTGTGAATCTTTCTAAAGAAGCGATGGAAGCCGCTGAAGCTGAAATTATTAAATCATACGGAAAGGAATTTTCTAAACCTAGAACGTTTACTAATAAAAGCAAAGGAGCGCAGGAAGCACACGAGGCAATTCGTCCTACAGATATGTCACGTCATACGGTGAATATTGATAGAGATCAAGCACGTTTGTATGATTTGATCTGGAAAAGAACCTTGGCTTCTCAGATGAGTGACGCACAATTAGAACGTACTAACGTAAAAATTGAAGCGAATAATCATAAAGAAATTTTTACTGCTTCAGGTGAAGTATTACTTTTTGAGGGCTTTCTAAAAGTTTATCTTGAAGGACATGATGACGACGAAGAAGAACAAGAAGGAATGTTGCCTGCTATGAAAGTCAACGAAAAATTGCAAAACAATTATATTACTGCTACTGAAAGATATTCTAGACCAGCTGCTCGATACACCGAGGCTTCTTTGGTGAAAAAACTAGAAGAATTAGGAATTGGTCGTCCATCAACTTATGCGCCAACGATTTCTACAATTATCAATAGAAATTATGTTGAGAAAGGAAATCTTGACGGACAAGAGCGTAATTACACTCAATTGACTTTGCAATCTGGTAAAGTAGGTGAAAAATTGCTGAAAGAAAATACAGGATCTGATAAAGGAAAATTAGTACCAACGGATATTGGAACTATTGTAACGGATTTCTTAGTGAAGAATTTTGGTAACATTTTAGATTATAATTTCACTGCTAAAGTGGAACAAGATTTTGATGAAATTGCCGAAGGGAATATCGAATGGGCAAAAATGATGCAGGAATTCTATGATAAATTTCATCCAAATGTAAAAGATGTTGAAGCAAATGCTGATAGAGAAAGTGGAGAACGAATTTTAGGAACTGATCCAGCTACAGGTAAGCCCGTTTCTGTTCGTTTAGGGAAGTTTGGCCCTATGGCGCAAATTGGAGAACCAGATGATGAAGAGAAAAAGTTTGCTAGTTTAAGAAACGAACAAAACATTGGAAATATAACATTGGAAGAAGCTTTGAATTTGTTTTTATTGCCGAAAAATCTTGGTGAATATAAAGGAGAAGAAGTTGAGGTTAGTAATGGTCGATATGGTCCTTACGTTCGTCATGGAGCTGTTTTTATTTCATTGCCAAGAGGAGAAGATCCCTTGGATGTTTCTATGGAAAGAGCAAAAGAACTAATTGATGAAAAAGCACTTGCAGATGCTCCTATAGCAATATATAAAGGAGAAGGTGTTCAAAAAGGAACAGGTCGTTTTGGTCCATTTATCAAATGGAATGGTATATTTATAAATGTTTCTAAAAAATATAATTTTGATAATTTATCTCAACAAGATGTTCAAGATTTGATTGAAGATAAATTGCAAAAAAATATTGATAAGGTTTTACATAATTGGGAATCTGAAGGGATTTTAGTTGAAAAAGCACGTTGGGGACGTTCTGTGATTACCAAAGGTAAAATTAAAATTGAATTGAGTAAAGATGTTGATGCTACAAAATTGACGTTGGAAGAAGTTCAAGAAATGATTGCTAAGAAAACACCAGCAAAAAAGGCAGCAGCAAAGAAAGCAACAGCAACAAAAAAACCAGCAGCTAAAAAAGCAGCTGTTAAGAAAAAATAA
- the miaB gene encoding tRNA (N6-isopentenyl adenosine(37)-C2)-methylthiotransferase MiaB, translated as MEKIIEESKQGESLVLENKPENTKKLFIESYGCAMNFSDSEIVASILSENGFNTTQKLEEADLVLVNTCSIRDKAEQTIRKRLEKYNAVKRINPKMKVGVLGCMAERLKSQFLEEEKIVDLVVGPDAYKDLPNLLSEVEEGRDAINVILSKDETYGDISPVRLMSNGITALVSITRGCDNMCTFCVVPFTRGRERSREPQSIRNEIQDLWNKGFKEITLLGQNVDSYLWYGGGLKKDFENATEMQKATAVDFDQLLEMVAVGFPKMRIRFSTSNPQDMHESVLHVIAKHPNICKHIHLPVQSGSDRILKEMNRLHTRKEYMTLIDKIRTIIPNSSISQDMISGFPTETEEDHQDTLSLMEYVKYNFGYMYSYSERPGTLAGRKMEDDVPEETKARRLQEIVDLQQKHAWLRSEEFIGQTVEVLVEKVSKKSKEEFSGRNSQSITVVFPKENYKIGDFVNVKIESCTSGTLKGKAVGLSEMN; from the coding sequence ATGGAAAAGATTATTGAAGAAAGTAAACAAGGTGAAAGTCTTGTTTTAGAAAACAAACCGGAGAATACAAAGAAACTCTTTATAGAAAGCTATGGCTGTGCGATGAACTTTTCGGACAGCGAAATAGTAGCTTCCATTTTGTCTGAAAACGGATTTAACACAACTCAGAAATTAGAAGAAGCAGATTTAGTTTTGGTCAACACATGCTCTATTCGAGACAAAGCAGAACAAACGATTCGCAAGCGTTTAGAGAAATACAATGCTGTAAAACGCATTAATCCAAAAATGAAAGTCGGCGTTTTAGGCTGTATGGCGGAACGTTTAAAAAGTCAATTCTTAGAAGAAGAAAAAATAGTAGATCTAGTTGTAGGTCCAGATGCTTATAAAGATTTGCCCAATTTACTTAGCGAAGTTGAAGAAGGACGGGATGCTATTAATGTGATTTTGTCAAAAGATGAAACCTATGGAGACATCTCACCAGTTCGATTAATGAGCAACGGAATTACCGCTTTAGTTTCTATCACACGTGGTTGTGATAATATGTGCACGTTTTGCGTAGTTCCTTTTACCCGAGGTCGTGAACGCAGTCGTGAGCCACAAAGTATTAGGAACGAAATTCAAGATTTATGGAATAAAGGTTTTAAAGAAATTACACTTTTAGGACAAAATGTTGACAGTTATTTATGGTATGGTGGCGGATTGAAAAAAGATTTTGAGAACGCAACTGAAATGCAAAAAGCAACCGCAGTCGATTTTGATCAATTATTAGAAATGGTAGCCGTTGGTTTTCCTAAAATGCGTATTCGCTTTTCGACTTCAAATCCACAAGATATGCATGAAAGTGTTTTGCATGTTATTGCTAAACATCCAAATATTTGCAAACACATTCATTTACCTGTTCAATCCGGAAGTGATAGAATATTGAAAGAAATGAATCGTTTGCATACGCGCAAAGAATACATGACTTTGATTGATAAAATTAGAACTATTATCCCAAACAGCTCTATTTCGCAAGATATGATTTCAGGTTTTCCAACAGAAACAGAAGAAGATCATCAAGATACTTTGAGTTTAATGGAGTATGTAAAATATAATTTTGGGTATATGTATTCTTATTCTGAACGTCCAGGAACATTGGCTGGAAGAAAAATGGAAGATGATGTTCCTGAAGAAACAAAAGCCAGAAGATTACAAGAAATTGTAGACTTGCAACAAAAACATGCTTGGTTGCGTTCAGAAGAATTCATTGGTCAAACCGTAGAAGTTTTAGTAGAGAAAGTTTCGAAAAAATCAAAAGAAGAATTTTCAGGAAGAAATTCACAAAGTATTACGGTAGTTTTTCCAAAAGAGAATTATAAAATAGGAGATTTTGTAAATGTAAAAATAGAAAGCTGTACCAGCGGAACCTTGAAAGGAAAAGCAGTTGGATTAAGTGAAATGAATTAA
- a CDS encoding sigma-54-dependent Fis family transcriptional regulator produces the protein MDTVQSIKQRFEIIGNDPKLNRAIEKAIQVAPTDISVLVIGESGVGKESIPKIIHSLSHRKHGKYIAVNCGAIPEGTIDSELFGHEKGAFTGATSTREGYFEVADGGTIFLDEVGELPLTTQVRLLRVLENGEFIKVGSSQVQKTNVRIVAATNVNLFNAIEKGKFREDLYYRLSTVDIALPPLRERKDDIHLLFRKFASDFAHKYKMPPLKLDESAVQLLQKFRWSGNIRQLRNVAEQLSVLETNRDITAATLQSYLPTEGTNLPSVIKDKKSDSDFNTEREILYKVLFDMKSDLHDLKKLTLELMQNGSSKVQETNQNLIKKIYGSKESDSEIDFEEEPRATLITSQNNQDHYQEQEDNFLVAETVEEEEETLRLEQKEIEMIKKSLEKNKGKRKAAADELGISERTLYRKIKQFDL, from the coding sequence ATGGATACAGTTCAATCAATAAAACAACGATTTGAGATTATTGGAAATGACCCAAAACTCAATCGCGCAATAGAGAAAGCCATTCAGGTTGCACCTACTGATATTTCTGTTTTAGTCATTGGAGAAAGTGGGGTTGGAAAAGAAAGTATTCCGAAAATAATCCATTCTCTTTCGCATAGAAAACATGGAAAATACATTGCCGTGAACTGCGGAGCTATTCCTGAAGGAACAATTGACAGTGAACTTTTTGGACACGAAAAAGGTGCTTTTACAGGCGCGACAAGTACTCGTGAAGGATATTTTGAAGTAGCAGATGGTGGTACTATTTTTTTAGACGAAGTGGGTGAATTACCCCTAACTACTCAAGTAAGATTGCTTCGTGTACTTGAAAACGGAGAATTTATAAAAGTAGGTTCTTCTCAAGTACAAAAAACAAATGTTAGAATTGTAGCAGCAACCAATGTGAACTTGTTTAATGCTATCGAAAAAGGGAAATTTAGGGAAGATTTATATTATCGTTTGAGTACCGTGGACATTGCCTTACCTCCATTACGCGAACGCAAAGATGATATTCATTTATTATTTAGAAAATTCGCCTCTGATTTTGCTCATAAATATAAAATGCCTCCATTAAAACTAGATGAGAGTGCCGTACAATTGCTACAAAAATTCAGATGGAGCGGTAATATTCGTCAGTTAAGAAACGTAGCTGAGCAGCTTTCTGTTTTAGAAACCAATCGTGATATTACAGCAGCAACTTTACAATCGTATCTACCAACAGAGGGAACTAATTTACCTTCGGTGATTAAAGATAAAAAAAGCGATAGTGATTTCAATACCGAAAGAGAAATTCTGTACAAAGTGCTTTTTGATATGAAAAGTGACCTACACGATTTGAAAAAGCTAACTTTAGAATTGATGCAAAATGGAAGTTCAAAAGTACAGGAGACAAATCAAAACTTGATTAAAAAAATATACGGTTCTAAAGAAAGTGATAGCGAAATTGATTTTGAAGAAGAACCAAGAGCTACTTTAATTACCTCACAAAACAATCAAGATCACTATCAGGAACAAGAGGACAATTTTCTAGTTGCCGAAACGGTAGAAGAGGAAGAAGAAACCTTGCGCTTAGAACAAAAAGAAATAGAAATGATCAAAAAATCATTGGAAAAAAATAAAGGAAAACGAAAAGCAGCGGCTGATGAATTGGGAATTTCTGAAAGAACTTTATATCGAAAAATAAAACAATTTGATCTTTAA
- a CDS encoding LptE family protein, whose product MKNIKYIFILLIFVTFNSCSVYNFTGTGKIDAKTFQVNFFQNNAELIEPGIDRTFTLKLQDLIQNQTNLNLVKNGGDLTYEGEIVDYRISPMTATADQQASQNRLKIRVNVRFTNKNKETDNFEKTFEFYDDYPANQQLVGSQLSKSLDIIFERITQDIFNESLAKW is encoded by the coding sequence ATGAAAAACATAAAGTATATTTTTATTTTGTTAATCTTCGTGACTTTCAATAGTTGCTCGGTTTACAACTTTACAGGAACAGGAAAAATTGACGCCAAAACTTTTCAGGTTAATTTTTTTCAAAATAATGCCGAGCTAATTGAGCCAGGAATTGACAGGACATTTACTTTAAAACTTCAAGATTTAATTCAAAATCAAACTAATTTAAATTTAGTAAAAAACGGTGGAGACTTAACTTATGAAGGGGAAATCGTAGATTACCGTATAAGTCCAATGACTGCTACAGCAGATCAACAAGCATCACAAAACCGTTTAAAAATAAGAGTAAATGTTCGCTTTACCAATAAGAATAAAGAAACAGATAATTTTGAGAAAACATTTGAGTTTTATGATGATTATCCTGCAAATCAACAATTAGTAGGCTCGCAACTTAGTAAATCACTTGACATCATTTTTGAACGTATTACGCAAGACATCTTCAATGAATCTCTTGCTAAATGGTAA
- a CDS encoding tetratricopeptide repeat protein, whose translation MNVTDYTYLINKPDAINEKQTEALGNVLAEYPYFQSARALRLKGLYNQNSFKYNYALKVTAAHTTDRTVLFDFITSDTFTAIQKGYYDKKVLELLDIKVIDSELIVSEEKTEPKGALETSILTSIKEASVSEISDNTKLAEEKLDIGKPLDFSKNEKHSFQEWLQLSRTQPIVRESDQKPPVELVPIDENKKKKSELIDKFIETNPKISPIKHNTTSHATFDLNKDDNSSLMTETLARVYLEQKKYQKAIQAYEILILKYPEKSSFFADHISDIKILQQNHNN comes from the coding sequence ATGAATGTAACAGATTATACTTATTTAATTAACAAACCAGATGCTATTAATGAAAAGCAAACGGAAGCTTTAGGAAATGTATTGGCCGAGTACCCTTATTTTCAAAGTGCCCGTGCTTTGCGTTTAAAAGGGCTGTACAACCAAAATAGTTTTAAGTACAATTATGCATTAAAAGTTACCGCAGCCCATACAACCGATAGAACTGTATTATTTGATTTTATTACTTCAGATACTTTTACAGCAATTCAAAAAGGATATTACGACAAAAAAGTACTTGAACTTCTTGACATTAAAGTAATTGACAGTGAACTAATTGTCTCTGAAGAAAAAACAGAACCTAAAGGCGCTCTTGAAACATCTATTCTGACTTCCATCAAAGAAGCTTCGGTATCTGAAATCTCAGATAACACTAAATTAGCAGAAGAAAAATTAGACATTGGAAAACCTTTGGATTTTTCTAAAAACGAAAAACACTCGTTTCAGGAATGGTTACAATTATCTCGAACACAACCTATTGTAAGAGAGTCCGATCAAAAACCTCCTGTAGAGTTAGTTCCAATAGACGAAAACAAAAAGAAAAAATCGGAATTGATTGATAAGTTTATTGAGACAAATCCGAAAATTTCACCAATTAAGCACAATACAACATCTCATGCTACTTTTGACCTGAATAAAGACGATAATTCATCGTTAATGACAGAAACATTAGCCAGAGTGTATTTAGAGCAAAAAAAATATCAAAAAGCAATTCAAGCTTATGAAATATTAATTTTGAAATATCCAGAAAAAAGTAGTTTCTTTGCAGACCATATTTCAGATATTAAAATTTTACAACAAAATCATAATAATTAA
- the secG gene encoding preprotein translocase subunit SecG: MSTFSIFLVLITIVCFLLVVVIMVQNPKGGGLSSSIGGSQMLGGVQKTTDFLDKSTWTLATILIALILLSSLSFTGSLSDTDSKIIEKTESAAPSTTAPVAPAQNTPAATTPAK, encoded by the coding sequence ATGAGCACATTTTCAATTTTTTTAGTTTTAATCACAATAGTTTGTTTTCTATTGGTAGTAGTAATAATGGTTCAAAACCCTAAAGGTGGTGGATTATCTTCATCTATTGGAGGTTCTCAAATGCTAGGTGGAGTTCAAAAAACTACTGACTTTTTAGATAAAAGTACTTGGACATTAGCAACTATACTTATTGCTCTTATATTACTTTCTAGTTTAAGTTTCACAGGTTCATTAAGCGATACTGATTCAAAAATTATTGAAAAAACAGAAAGCGCAGCTCCTAGCACAACTGCTCCAGTAGCTCCTGCTCAAAACACACCTGCCGCAACTACTCCAGCAAAATAA
- the groES gene encoding co-chaperone GroES has translation MALNIKPLSDRVLIEPVAAETKTASGIFIPDTAKEKPQKGTVVAVGNGTKDHTMTVKIGDTVLYGKYAGTELKLEGKDYLIMREDDILAII, from the coding sequence ATGGCTTTAAACATTAAACCTCTTTCAGATCGCGTTCTTATAGAACCAGTAGCTGCTGAAACAAAAACTGCTTCAGGAATTTTTATTCCAGATACAGCAAAAGAAAAACCACAAAAAGGAACTGTTGTCGCTGTTGGAAATGGCACAAAAGACCACACAATGACTGTAAAAATTGGAGATACTGTTCTTTACGGAAAATATGCTGGTACAGAATTAAAACTAGAAGGAAAAGATTATTTGATTATGAGAGAAGACGATATTTTAGCAATCATCTAA
- the groL gene encoding chaperonin GroEL (60 kDa chaperone family; promotes refolding of misfolded polypeptides especially under stressful conditions; forms two stacked rings of heptamers to form a barrel-shaped 14mer; ends can be capped by GroES; misfolded proteins enter the barrel where they are refolded when GroES binds): MAKDIKFDIEARDGLKRGVDALANAVKVTLGPKGRNVIIGKAFGGPNVTKDGVTVAKEIELKDPLENMGAQMVKEVASKTNDLAGDGTTTATVLAQAIVKEGLKNVAAGANPMDLKRGIDKAVEAIVADLTKQAKVVGSDSEKIKQIASISANNDEVIGELIAAAFAKVGKEGVITVEEAKGTETYVDVVEGMQFDRGYLSPYFVTNPEKMEAELENPYILLYDKKVSSLKELLPVLEPVAQSGKPLLIIAEDVDGEALSTLVVNKLRGALKIAAVKAPGFGDRRKAMLEDIAILTGGTVISEERGYTLENTTIEMLGTAKRVTIDKDNTTIVSGAGDADTIKNRVNQIKGQMETTTSDYDKEKLQERLAKLAGGVAVLYVGAASEVEMKEKKDRVDDALHATRAAVEEGIVAGGGVALLRAKNALSTITADNADEATGIQIVSRAVESPLRTIVENAGLEGSVVVAKVAEGSGDFGYNAKTDEYVDMLKAGIIDPKKVTRVALENAASVAGMILTTECALIDIKEDVAGGSPMGGGMPGMM, encoded by the coding sequence ATGGCAAAAGATATAAAATTTGATATTGAAGCACGTGACGGATTAAAACGTGGTGTTGATGCATTAGCAAATGCTGTAAAAGTAACTTTAGGACCAAAAGGTCGTAATGTAATTATTGGAAAAGCTTTTGGTGGACCAAACGTTACTAAAGATGGTGTTACTGTAGCAAAAGAAATCGAATTGAAAGACCCATTAGAAAACATGGGAGCTCAAATGGTTAAAGAAGTAGCTTCAAAAACGAATGATTTAGCTGGAGACGGAACAACTACTGCTACGGTTTTAGCGCAAGCAATCGTAAAAGAAGGTTTGAAAAACGTAGCTGCTGGAGCAAATCCTATGGATCTAAAAAGAGGAATAGACAAAGCTGTTGAGGCTATTGTTGCTGACCTTACTAAGCAAGCTAAAGTTGTAGGAAGTGATTCTGAAAAAATAAAACAAATCGCTTCTATTTCAGCTAATAATGACGAAGTAATTGGTGAACTTATCGCTGCTGCTTTCGCAAAAGTTGGAAAAGAAGGTGTTATCACTGTTGAAGAAGCTAAAGGAACAGAGACTTATGTAGATGTTGTTGAAGGTATGCAATTTGACAGAGGATATCTTTCTCCATATTTTGTTACTAATCCAGAAAAAATGGAAGCAGAATTAGAGAATCCTTACATCCTTTTATACGACAAAAAAGTTTCTTCTTTAAAAGAATTATTACCTGTTTTAGAGCCAGTTGCTCAATCAGGAAAACCTTTATTGATTATTGCTGAAGATGTTGATGGAGAAGCATTATCTACTTTGGTAGTTAACAAATTACGTGGTGCATTAAAAATTGCTGCTGTAAAAGCACCTGGTTTTGGTGACAGAAGAAAAGCAATGTTAGAAGATATCGCAATCTTAACAGGCGGAACTGTTATCTCTGAAGAAAGAGGATACACACTTGAAAACACAACTATCGAAATGTTGGGTACTGCAAAAAGAGTAACTATCGATAAAGATAATACTACTATCGTTAGCGGTGCTGGTGATGCAGATACAATCAAAAATCGTGTGAACCAAATCAAAGGTCAAATGGAAACTACAACCTCTGATTATGACAAAGAAAAATTACAAGAACGTTTGGCTAAATTAGCTGGAGGTGTTGCGGTTTTATATGTTGGTGCTGCTTCTGAAGTAGAAATGAAAGAGAAAAAAGACCGTGTAGATGATGCACTTCACGCAACACGCGCAGCAGTTGAAGAAGGAATTGTAGCTGGTGGTGGTGTAGCACTTTTAAGAGCTAAAAATGCGCTAAGCACTATAACTGCAGACAATGCTGATGAAGCTACAGGAATACAAATTGTATCTCGCGCAGTTGAATCTCCTTTGAGAACAATTGTTGAAAATGCAGGTCTTGAAGGTTCAGTAGTTGTTGCTAAAGTAGCAGAAGGTTCTGGTGACTTTGGATACAATGCTAAAACTGATGAATATGTTGATATGTTGAAAGCTGGTATTATCGATCCTAAAAAAGTAACTCGTGTAGCATTAGAGAACGCAGCATCTGTTGCAGGAATGATATTAACTACTGAATGTGCTTTAATTGATATTAAAGAAGATGTTGCTGGTGGAAGCCCAATGGGTGGTGGTATGCCGGGAATGATGTAA